The stretch of DNA CCGGTCCACAGCAGCCCGGCCATCACGTGGATGTACGTGTGTTGCTGGACCGTCGCGACGGTGGTCGCGTACGCCAGCGCCAGCACCGAGACGAGGACGACCCCCGTCGCGAACGCCGGATTCGCCCGCTGCCCCATCCCCGAGATCGTCCCGCGAACTGTCGACGTACTCATAGGAGACAGCTATCTACTCACCGACTTAATACCACCGGGTAGCTCGACGACTGATCCCCGGCACGGCCCCGACGCAGCCGGTGGCGTGGCTCCTGGCCGTCCGTTTGCGCTCCGCTCGCGCCCCTCGCTACCGCCGCTCGGCCAGCTCCGCCCGCAGGTCTTCGACGTCCATCCCCTTCATCGACAGCAACACCAGCAGGTGGTAGACGATGTCGGCGGCCTCGTGGGCGAGTTCCTCGCGGTCGTCGTCTTTCGCCGCGAGGAGCAGTTCAGTGGTCTCCTCGCCGAGCTTCTCCAGGACGGCGTTCTCGCCTTTCTCGTGGGTGAACAGCGAGGCGGTGTAGGAGTCCTCCGGCAGCGTCTCTTTGCGGTCCTCGATGACCGCGAACAGCTCGTCGACGATGTCCGCGTCGGCGTCGCTCATACCCGTGGGTGGCCGGCCAGCGCCTTCAGACCGTCGCTACGCCTGTACCGAGTCGAAAAAGGCCAGGTCGTGGACGCGGGAGTCGTCGGTCAGTTCCGGATGAAAGGAGGTGCCCACGACGGGGCCGTCCCGGACCGCGACCGGGCGGTCGTCCCACGACGCCAGCACCTCGACGCCGTCGCC from Haloarcula litorea encodes:
- the hisE gene encoding phosphoribosyl-ATP diphosphatase, with amino-acid sequence MSDADADIVDELFAVIEDRKETLPEDSYTASLFTHEKGENAVLEKLGEETTELLLAAKDDDREELAHEAADIVYHLLVLLSMKGMDVEDLRAELAERR